In the genome of Falsirhodobacter halotolerans, the window GAACGCGCTGATGGCGCTTCTGGCGCAGGCGGGCAGTTTCGTGCCTGCCGCCTCGGCCCATATCGGGCTGGTCAGCCAGCTCTTCAGCCGCGTGGGCGCGGCGGACGATCTGGCGCGGGGCCGCTCCACCTTCATGGTGGAGATGGTGGAAACGGCGGCGATCCTGAACCAGGCCGACGATCGGGCGCTGGTGATCCTGGACGAGATCGGGCGCGGGACCGCCACCTATGACGGGCTGTCCATCGCCTGGGCCACGCTGGAACACCTGCATGACACCAGCCGCTGCCGCGCGCTGTTCGCCACCCATTACCACGAGATGACGGCGCTGGCGGCCAAACTGGACGGGGTGGAGAACGCGACCGTCACCGTGCGCGAATGGAAGGGCGACGTGGTCTTCCTGCACGAGGTGGTGCGCGGCGCGGCGGACCGGTCCTATGGCGTGCAGGTGGCGCGGATCGCAGGGCTGCCCGCGCCGGTGATCGAACGGGCGAAGGTGATCCTTGAGGCGTTGGAATCCGGCGACCGCGAGGGGCGGCGCAAGACCGCGCTGATCGACGACCTGCCCCTGTTCCGCACCCCGCCCCCCGTGGCCGCGGCGGCGTCCGAGGTGGAAGACCGCCTGCGCGGCGTGCAGCCCGACGAGATGTCGCCCATGGAGGCGTTGAAGCTGATCTATGAATTGCGGGGCATGGTAAGGTGAGGGGGGCGGTATCAGCCGCCCGTCCGACGCCGCTTCATGACCCACAAAAGCGCCAGGCTGCACAGGCCGACGGCCACGATCGCCAGCGGATAATGGATATGGGCGCGCAGATGGCCGAACAGCGTCTCGATCGCCTGTCCGCACAGATAGCCCAAGGCCACGAAGGTCGCCGCCCATGACAGGGCGGCTGCGGCGTTCAGCAGGGCAAATCGCCCCCAGGGATACGCGGTGGTGCCGATCGTGACGGCGCTGGCCATCCTGAGCCCATAGGCAAAACGGAACCCGAAGACGAAGAGATCGCGGCGCCGATGGAACGCGCGCAAAACCCGCGCCCCGGCCGGTCCGGCCTGAAGCCTGCGCACCCGTGGGCTGTTGCGGAATTTCCGCCCGGCCAGAAAGAAGATCTGATC includes:
- a CDS encoding DedA family protein encodes the protein MSLETLVSDYGTFGLFAGSGFEGETVAMLGGVLAHRGLLDVWAAILAVAAGSFLTDQIFFLAGRKFRNSPRVRRLQAGPAGARVLRAFHRRRDLFVFGFRFAYGLRMASAVTIGTTAYPWGRFALLNAAAALSWAATFVALGYLCGQAIETLFGHLRAHIHYPLAIVAVGLCSLALLWVMKRRRTGG